Proteins co-encoded in one Nicotiana sylvestris chromosome 7, ASM39365v2, whole genome shotgun sequence genomic window:
- the LOC104224121 gene encoding probable 2' cyclic ADP-D-ribose synthase BdTIR, giving the protein MQRALVGNLLQRQVQISRNQITKKVIRSQLPCDVFINHRGNDTKRTIASLLYDHLTRLRIGSFLDNKNMKPGDKLFEKIDSAIKECKVGVAVFSPRYCDSYFCLHELALFVESKKKVIPIFCDVKPSELRAVNKPNLPLRPEEIVRFNLALEEAKLTVGLDFDSIKGNWSDVVTKAADVVIESLIEIEDEQTRNQTTHIVF; this is encoded by the exons ATGCAGCGTGCACTAGTTGGGAACTTATTGCAACGCCAAGTTCAAATAAGCAGAAACCAAATCACCAAAAAAGTGATTAGATCACAATTACCATGTGATGTTTTCATTAACCACAGAGGAAATGACACAAAGAGAACGATAGCTTCATTGCTATATGATCATCTTACACGTTTAAGGATTGGATCATTTTTAGACAACAAGAACATGAAGCCAGGTGATAAATTGTTTGAGAAAATTGACAGTGCCATAAAAGAATGCAAAGTTGGAGTTGCTGTGTTTTCTCCACGTTATTGTGATTCTTACTTTTGCCTTCACGAATTGGCTCTCTTTGTCGAATCAAAAAAGAAGGTGATTCCCATATTTTGTGATGTTAAGCCTTCTGAGCTTCGTGCGGTGAACAAGCCAAATCTTCCACTTCGACCCGAAGAAATTGTGAGATTTAATTTGGCTCTTGAAGAGGCTAAACTAACCGTTGGACTTGATTTCGACTCTATCAAAGG GAATTGGTCGGATGTAGTGACAAAAGCTGCTGATGTTGTCATTGAGAGCTTGATAGAGATTGAGGACGAGCAAACCAGAAATCAGACTACTCATATCGTTTTCTGA